A stretch of Vannielia litorea DNA encodes these proteins:
- a CDS encoding threonine ammonia-lyase: MTLTADLIRSTHAAIAPDTVRTPLVRAARLSLMLGFDLFLKLENLQHTNAFKARGALAKLQTLSEAERRAGVIACSAGNHAQGVAYHATRLGIPSVIVMPEGTPFNKVKRTGDFGAEVVLHGSSFDESVQFTLDLAAERGLTFIHPFDDPVVAAGQGTVALEMLEQNPALDTIVVPIGGGGLIAGMAVAARAVNPGIEIVGAQAEAFDAVKAAFDGAAPQTAGTTLAEGIAVRAPSPANIEIIRQNVDRIDMATEAEIEDAVFDLLSHEKLVAEGAAGAGLAVIKKNAAHYRGKQVGLVVCGGNIDSRMLSTLILRGLVRDGRITRLIFKLDDRPGQLARIAAIIGEAGANVVEVIHQRMMQSVALKQAELEVVIEARDAQHVEEITAALRDAGFALRTGSEAV, translated from the coding sequence ATGACCCTCACCGCAGATCTCATCCGCAGCACCCATGCGGCCATTGCGCCCGACACCGTGCGCACCCCGCTGGTGCGCGCCGCGCGGCTTTCGCTCATGCTCGGGTTCGACCTGTTCCTGAAGCTGGAGAACCTGCAGCACACCAATGCCTTCAAGGCACGCGGCGCGCTGGCCAAGCTGCAGACGCTGAGCGAGGCCGAGCGCCGGGCCGGGGTGATCGCCTGTTCGGCGGGCAACCATGCCCAGGGCGTGGCCTATCACGCCACCCGGCTGGGCATCCCCTCGGTCATCGTCATGCCCGAGGGCACACCCTTCAACAAGGTCAAGCGCACCGGCGACTTCGGGGCCGAGGTGGTGCTGCACGGATCGAGCTTCGACGAGAGCGTGCAGTTCACCCTCGACCTCGCCGCCGAGCGCGGGCTGACCTTCATCCATCCCTTCGACGATCCGGTGGTGGCCGCAGGCCAGGGCACGGTGGCGCTGGAGATGCTGGAGCAGAACCCCGCGCTCGATACCATCGTGGTGCCGATCGGCGGCGGCGGGCTGATCGCCGGCATGGCGGTGGCCGCCCGCGCCGTGAACCCCGGCATCGAGATCGTCGGCGCCCAGGCCGAGGCCTTCGACGCGGTGAAGGCCGCCTTCGACGGCGCCGCACCGCAGACCGCGGGCACCACGCTGGCCGAGGGCATCGCCGTCCGCGCCCCCTCCCCCGCCAACATCGAGATCATCCGGCAGAACGTCGACCGGATCGACATGGCCACCGAGGCCGAGATCGAGGATGCCGTCTTCGACCTGCTCTCCCACGAGAAACTGGTCGCCGAAGGGGCCGCCGGCGCCGGGCTCGCGGTCATCAAGAAGAACGCGGCGCATTACAGGGGCAAGCAGGTGGGGCTCGTGGTGTGCGGCGGCAACATCGACAGCCGGATGCTCTCCACCCTCATCCTGCGCGGGCTGGTGCGCGACGGGCGCATCACCCGGCTGATCTTCAAGCTCGACGACCGCCCCGGCCAGCTCGCCCGGATCGCCGCGATCATCGGCGAGGCGGGCGCAAACGTGGTCGAAGTGATCCACCAGCGGATGATGCAGTCGGTGGCCTTGAAGCAGGCCGAGCTGGAGGTGGTGATCGAGGCGCGCGACGCGCAGCACGTCGAGGAGATCACAGCCGCGCTGCGCGACGCAGGTTTTGCCCTGCGGACCGGGTCGGAGGCCGTCTAG
- the aroQ gene encoding type II 3-dehydroquinate dehydratase yields MAQRIYILNGPNLNLLGKRQPEIYGHETLDDVTEACRRVAGEVEIRAEQSNHEGGLVELIHEARQDGLGIAINAGAYTHTSVAILDALNTFEGPVMEVHISNVHKRESFRHHSYISLRADGIIVGCGTQGYELAVQRILRMTGKG; encoded by the coding sequence ATGGCACAGCGCATCTACATCCTGAACGGTCCCAACCTGAACCTGCTCGGCAAGCGCCAGCCCGAGATCTACGGCCACGAGACCCTCGATGACGTGACCGAAGCCTGCCGCAGGGTCGCGGGCGAGGTGGAGATCCGCGCCGAGCAGAGCAACCACGAGGGCGGGCTGGTGGAGCTGATCCACGAGGCGCGCCAGGACGGGCTGGGCATCGCCATCAATGCCGGGGCCTATACCCACACTTCCGTGGCGATCCTCGACGCGCTGAACACCTTTGAAGGGCCGGTGATGGAGGTGCATATCTCCAACGTCCACAAGCGCGAGAGCTTTCGCCACCACAGCTACATCTCGCTGCGGGCCGATGGCATCATTGTGGGCTGCGGTACGCAGGGCTACGAGCTGGCGGTGCAGCGTATCCTGCGGATGACCGGCAAGGGCTGA
- a CDS encoding serine/threonine-protein kinase — MASDEQDNGKKDSQKTVISTAAPTGVAIGTQIMGTFEITEHIATGGMGEVYRGFNIHTEEPVAIKIVLAALAHDEKILSLFQKEATVLGRLHHDAIVRYMLFTVDPGIQRACLVMEFVEGASLADYYASEGKMPLEDVKTMMRRVASGLQKAHDLGVVHRDLSPDNVVIQDGLISHTKIIDFGIAKSANFGGGTLLGGQFAGKYGYVSPEQLGRFKGVIDGRSDIYSLALVAAAACRGEPIDMGDSPAEAVERRMDVPDLSGVHDELRPLLEMMLQPDPANRPESMARVLQFIDNPGMLGAGGAMAPAPVPGVQTSMPPQQSVPPQQYSHPPQSIPPQQSQPPYPGATVISQPPQYGFTTPPQQSVPPQGDAMDSPFPGSVPPQRTGAGSTLPPSATVPPPQPARKGGKGGLIAAMLALVLVGGGGAGAYFGGFIPGFGPNGQDGPEVPNPDGTTTQTDPECTGTVTFDENGNANDPCETEQTATNQTDPETPETPETPETPETPETPETPETPETPETPETPETPETPETPETPETPETPETPETPETPDRLAGGEIGPVDGTLDPTEGTVIADGSATSTPNTDGQIDFGTIGRMIAWVNSYSTPLCVHVGIRSAVPDDFEIEGYATSVDPFWELLTQFRDEFGTEPKIGVRLVDESQCSVVTFVKNLTRSEARAPALKLDRDVLKAGDPIRGTIDLIDGRTITLFLIDSQGGAYNLTSRLKPQEDGTATFALALRPQGADDREIVPYLMLAIASNNRIGSADTQAGTPTASLMPIIQAEIRQRGTEEENSASAALGYFRFDDAQ; from the coding sequence ATGGCCAGCGACGAGCAGGACAACGGCAAGAAGGACAGCCAGAAGACTGTCATCAGCACGGCGGCCCCGACCGGCGTGGCCATCGGCACGCAGATCATGGGCACCTTCGAGATCACCGAGCACATCGCCACCGGCGGCATGGGCGAGGTCTATCGCGGGTTCAACATCCACACCGAGGAGCCGGTGGCGATCAAGATCGTGCTCGCCGCGCTGGCCCATGACGAGAAGATCCTGAGCCTGTTCCAGAAGGAAGCCACGGTTCTGGGCCGGCTGCACCACGACGCGATCGTGCGCTACATGCTGTTCACGGTCGATCCGGGCATCCAGCGCGCCTGCCTGGTGATGGAGTTCGTGGAGGGCGCCTCGCTCGCCGACTACTACGCCTCCGAGGGCAAGATGCCGCTCGAGGACGTGAAGACCATGATGCGCCGGGTGGCGAGCGGCTTGCAGAAGGCCCATGACCTCGGCGTGGTGCACCGCGACCTGAGCCCCGACAACGTGGTCATCCAGGACGGGCTCATCAGCCACACCAAGATCATCGACTTCGGCATCGCCAAGTCGGCCAACTTCGGCGGCGGCACGCTGCTGGGCGGGCAGTTTGCCGGCAAGTACGGCTATGTCAGCCCCGAGCAGCTTGGCCGCTTCAAGGGCGTGATCGACGGGCGCTCCGACATCTACAGCCTCGCGCTGGTGGCCGCTGCCGCCTGCCGGGGCGAGCCGATCGACATGGGCGACAGCCCGGCCGAGGCGGTCGAGCGGCGGATGGACGTGCCCGACCTGTCGGGCGTGCATGACGAGCTGCGCCCGCTGCTGGAGATGATGCTCCAGCCCGATCCGGCCAACCGGCCCGAGAGCATGGCCAGGGTGCTCCAGTTCATCGACAATCCGGGCATGCTGGGGGCCGGTGGCGCCATGGCGCCCGCGCCGGTGCCCGGCGTGCAGACCTCGATGCCGCCGCAGCAATCGGTGCCGCCGCAGCAGTATTCGCACCCGCCGCAGAGCATTCCGCCGCAGCAGTCGCAGCCGCCCTATCCCGGGGCCACGGTGATCTCGCAGCCGCCGCAATACGGCTTTACCACGCCGCCGCAGCAGTCGGTGCCGCCGCAGGGCGATGCGATGGACAGCCCGTTCCCCGGGTCGGTGCCGCCGCAGCGCACCGGCGCTGGCAGCACGCTGCCGCCGAGCGCCACGGTGCCGCCGCCCCAGCCCGCCCGGAAGGGCGGCAAGGGCGGCCTGATCGCCGCCATGCTGGCCCTCGTGCTGGTGGGCGGCGGCGGGGCAGGGGCCTATTTTGGCGGGTTCATTCCGGGCTTCGGGCCGAACGGCCAGGATGGCCCCGAGGTCCCGAACCCCGATGGCACCACGACGCAGACCGATCCGGAGTGCACTGGCACGGTGACGTTCGACGAGAACGGCAACGCGAATGATCCCTGTGAGACGGAGCAGACCGCGACCAACCAGACCGATCCGGAAACTCCGGAGACGCCCGAAACCCCGGAAACGCCGGAAACCCCCGAGACGCCCGAGACCCCGGAAACCCCCGAGACGCCCGAGACGCCGGAAACGCCCGAGACGCCGGAGACGCCCGAGACCCCCGAAACCCCGGAGACACCCGAGACGCCCGAAACCCCGGAAACACCTGAAACGCCCGACCGGCTGGCCGGGGGCGAGATCGGGCCGGTGGACGGCACGCTCGACCCGACAGAGGGCACGGTGATCGCCGACGGCTCGGCGACATCCACCCCCAACACCGACGGCCAGATCGACTTTGGCACCATCGGCCGGATGATCGCCTGGGTGAACAGCTACTCGACCCCGCTCTGCGTGCATGTCGGCATCCGCTCGGCGGTGCCCGACGACTTCGAGATCGAGGGCTATGCCACGTCGGTCGATCCGTTCTGGGAGCTGCTGACCCAGTTCCGCGACGAGTTCGGCACCGAGCCCAAGATCGGCGTGCGGCTGGTCGACGAGAGCCAGTGCTCGGTGGTGACCTTCGTCAAGAACCTGACCCGCTCCGAGGCCCGCGCGCCCGCGCTCAAGCTCGACCGCGACGTGCTGAAGGCCGGCGACCCGATCCGCGGCACCATCGACCTGATCGACGGCCGCACCATCACGCTCTTCCTGATCGACAGCCAGGGCGGCGCCTACAACCTCACCTCGCGGCTCAAGCCGCAGGAGGATGGCACGGCGACCTTCGCGCTGGCGCTCCGGCCCCAGGGCGCGGACGACCGCGAGATCGTGCCCTACCTGATGCTGGCCATCGCCAGCAACAACCGGATCGGCAGCGCCGATACCCAGGCGGGCACGCCGACGGCCTCGCTGATGCCGATCATCCAGGCCGAGATCCGGCAGCGTGGCACCGAGGAGGAGAATTCTGCCTCCGCCGCGCTGGGCTACTTCCGCTTCGACGACGCGCAATAG
- a CDS encoding PP2C family protein-serine/threonine phosphatase, whose amino-acid sequence MNAKQFRFETGEISHTGYARDHNEDNLYTYPDGGMWVVADGMGGHHGGDFASGVIVQHLATVGRATSAPDLQARFVERITRANHQIQQHAMTQGATIGSTVVSLLVFEQHFACVWSGDSRVYLIRDGQLTQLSRDHTEANELLDRGAITSEEAANWPRKNVITRAIGVHPDVHLDHKYGTLRNRDTFILCSDGLTAHVEDHEILEIARKHQPQKACDMLLDLTLQRGATDNTTVVVVRAFDKTEVTPMTAIFDLPQEGM is encoded by the coding sequence ATGAATGCAAAGCAGTTCAGGTTCGAGACCGGGGAAATCAGCCATACCGGCTATGCCCGCGACCACAACGAGGACAACCTCTACACCTACCCCGACGGGGGCATGTGGGTGGTGGCCGACGGGATGGGCGGGCACCACGGCGGCGATTTCGCCTCCGGCGTGATCGTGCAGCATCTGGCCACCGTGGGACGCGCCACCTCGGCGCCCGATCTTCAGGCCCGCTTCGTGGAGCGGATCACCCGCGCCAATCACCAGATCCAGCAGCACGCGATGACCCAGGGCGCCACCATCGGCTCCACCGTCGTGTCGCTCCTGGTCTTCGAGCAGCACTTTGCCTGCGTCTGGTCGGGCGACAGCCGGGTCTACCTGATCCGCGACGGGCAGCTGACCCAGCTCAGCCGCGACCACACCGAGGCCAACGAGTTGCTCGACCGGGGCGCGATCACCTCCGAGGAGGCCGCCAACTGGCCGCGCAAGAACGTCATCACCCGCGCCATCGGCGTGCATCCCGATGTGCACCTCGACCACAAGTATGGTACCCTGCGGAACCGCGACACCTTCATCCTCTGTTCCGACGGGCTGACCGCCCATGTGGAGGATCATGAAATCCTTGAAATTGCACGGAAGCATCAGCCGCAGAAAGCCTGTGACATGCTTCTCGACCTGACCTTGCAACGCGGCGCGACCGACAATACCACCGTCGTCGTGGTGCGGGCCTTCGACAAGACCGAGGTCACGCCGATGACGGCGATCTTCGATCTTCCGCAAGAAGGGATGTAA
- the tagF gene encoding type VI secretion system-associated protein TagF, whose translation MPLGLFGKLPAKGDFITRALPPEVLSFWEAWLEKVMGGAKHHLGGEWGPVYEASPVWRFWIGPGVFGHPLAGALTASLDRVGRQFPLTLVLSGMGHAHPVPPLSDPMEDWYGLLERALLAAKSGHFDGDVDGFLSALPEPNAAACALGEDRRNAFFAYGEHGLGQMLADVRDHDHQLAAFGRSYWWTGGNDHVGPGMIALEGMPDVAGFMAMLRGFGPPARVQQPAAAPSRARAAGAGAGAAATRPRETTVPPRDLIGDAEEAEAAAAWGASAPSDELAWATPSDAVDDAGWTEAITGDEAESPFDAPRDDWDFPDAGSSKAPAPEPEPEAEPEAAEEEIPEDIFDAGPEPYGLGEDKPGDDIYASLSEAPAPEAPEEAEEQAQEGEAFPPMPHSLRAGAQDSAPAEEPVPARSEAIVDVSMVDDSDFEIEGDEPDLPALAAEAQIPSGPVIDVSMVDDEDFPIEGDLPDEEDEPAPGAPEASAPEASEPRAAEEIGEEAPQAEGEDSPFGAGGGLGHDGEGLGRKKSGLRGLFSLRGRGKD comes from the coding sequence ATGCCCCTCGGCCTCTTCGGAAAACTGCCTGCAAAGGGCGACTTCATCACCCGGGCGCTGCCGCCCGAGGTGTTGTCGTTCTGGGAGGCCTGGCTCGAGAAGGTGATGGGCGGGGCCAAGCACCATCTCGGCGGCGAGTGGGGCCCGGTCTACGAGGCGAGCCCGGTCTGGCGGTTCTGGATCGGGCCGGGGGTGTTCGGCCATCCGCTGGCCGGCGCGCTCACCGCCTCGCTCGACCGGGTCGGGCGGCAGTTTCCGCTGACGCTGGTGCTCTCGGGGATGGGGCATGCCCATCCGGTGCCACCGCTCTCCGACCCGATGGAAGATTGGTACGGCCTGCTGGAGCGGGCGCTGCTCGCGGCCAAGTCGGGCCATTTCGACGGTGATGTGGACGGGTTCCTTTCGGCGTTGCCCGAGCCCAATGCCGCCGCCTGTGCGCTGGGGGAGGATCGGCGCAACGCCTTCTTTGCCTATGGCGAGCATGGGCTGGGGCAGATGCTGGCCGATGTGCGCGACCACGATCACCAGCTCGCCGCCTTCGGGCGCAGCTACTGGTGGACCGGCGGCAACGATCATGTCGGGCCGGGGATGATCGCGCTGGAGGGCATGCCCGACGTGGCGGGCTTCATGGCGATGCTGCGCGGCTTCGGCCCGCCCGCGCGGGTGCAGCAGCCCGCCGCCGCGCCGAGCCGGGCGCGTGCCGCAGGGGCCGGGGCAGGGGCCGCCGCCACCCGCCCGCGCGAGACAACCGTGCCGCCGCGCGACCTGATCGGGGATGCCGAGGAGGCCGAGGCCGCCGCCGCCTGGGGCGCGTCTGCCCCGAGCGACGAACTGGCCTGGGCCACGCCCTCCGACGCGGTGGACGATGCCGGCTGGACCGAGGCGATCACCGGCGACGAGGCCGAGAGCCCCTTCGACGCGCCGCGCGACGACTGGGACTTTCCCGATGCGGGGTCGTCGAAAGCCCCCGCGCCGGAGCCGGAGCCGGAGGCAGAGCCCGAGGCGGCGGAGGAGGAGATCCCGGAAGACATCTTCGATGCCGGGCCCGAGCCCTACGGCCTGGGCGAGGACAAGCCCGGCGACGACATCTATGCCAGCCTGAGCGAAGCGCCCGCGCCAGAGGCGCCCGAGGAGGCCGAGGAGCAGGCTCAGGAGGGCGAGGCCTTTCCGCCGATGCCGCACTCGCTGCGGGCAGGGGCGCAGGATTCGGCGCCCGCCGAGGAGCCGGTTCCTGCCAGGAGCGAGGCCATCGTCGATGTGTCGATGGTCGACGACTCGGACTTCGAGATCGAGGGCGATGAGCCCGATCTGCCCGCCCTTGCGGCAGAGGCGCAGATCCCCAGCGGGCCGGTGATCGACGTATCGATGGTTGACGACGAGGATTTTCCGATCGAGGGCGACCTGCCGGACGAGGAGGACGAGCCCGCGCCCGGTGCGCCGGAGGCCTCCGCGCCGGAGGCCTCGGAGCCGCGTGCGGCAGAGGAGATCGGGGAGGAGGCACCGCAGGCCGAGGGCGAGGACAGCCCCTTTGGCGCGGGCGGCGGCCTGGGACATGACGGCGAGGGGCTTGGCCGAAAGAAATCCGGTTTGCGGGGGCTCTTCTCCCTTCGCGGCCGCGGGAAGGATTGA
- the tssM gene encoding type VI secretion system membrane subunit TssM, producing MKRWIIGTLVVLSLILWFVVVWFALPLVGFGEAAPFEPVWVRVLMIAVVWLTVGTVYLVRFIRRRRASRALEAALTEQEVTGDGEVLGEKMGEAMEVLKKSSGSKSFLYDLPWYIIIGPPGSGKTTALLNSGVKFPLAEKGEGAVAGVGGTRYCDWWFSEEAVLIDTAGRYTTQDSDAEADSKSWASFLKLLKTYRANQPINGVMLAISLQELMTASPAEIEGHAEIIRARLNEINDELKVDFPVYVMFTKADLISGFMEFFGSFSQSRRQKVWGHTFQTDSKKEQTVERFDEEYKALVNRLSEEVTDRLQEEPDGINRIAIFSFPGQVAMLRDKLGDFMRGVFGHTRYKVAANLRGFYFTSGTQEGTPIDQVLGAMQRNFGGMQAQGQLSGKAKSFFLHDLLKKVIFAEAGWVSTDKKAVRRAAIWRYSTITLIVLATMGMLGLWGLSFYKNRQLINTAEAAIADYELAAQDEITSGKVEDIDLLQVLPHLEMLRNMPMGYADTNTDAPITEQFGLSQRGSVRSAATVTYRQALERMFRSRLILQLEQQLENFIRTGEVLAVYRTLKVYKLLGNLAPQSDDELVIGYFRDDWRRNTYAGTNPETRAALEAHLVAMLELDAAQQPSFELNGALIDQGERLLARMNIEDQAYSLLLATAEFSGIEPFSIAGRAGRDSELVFESVDGRALEDLVISPLYTYAGFHEFFLPQLSQIAENLLSDQWVMGEYAAEAQIEDQISGLGPVLLKRYTNDWIEEWDRVLAQVKLRPMSADRPSYQALAAASAPRTSPILLLTQEIMEETSLTAEYNKGGDEPPAGLDGDAVTDAAGDVGGEVARRAGQIFISRQNGLARIGLDVVFRKSQERAGGTGGSGGGITRLPGAEIEAYYADWHDLVVGDPPQRRIDFLIQTLGDMQRTLITAVDFPEVADREMPAKLGALKQASSRLPKPMERMIQEAVDDFEGDAANTSVARLNELLNQQVTQVCQAVIDSKFPFSKASARDVGLVDFAKLFAPQGVMDRFFLENLSQFADINGTTWTWKDSGPLAGKLSTSTLKQFERAAAIRDAFFPTGGGIPQIDMEIVPTSLHGAVETAQLTINGQVVLTRRKGNTPANVSWPGSLAGTNVELVFTPDMRGRKSNMSEGGPWAFLKFLDAGRPKVSGNVIAVRYTIDGRHIAYKMTLATDVNPFFMSELTEFKCPTGL from the coding sequence ATGAAACGCTGGATCATCGGAACGCTGGTCGTCCTCTCCCTCATCCTGTGGTTCGTGGTGGTGTGGTTTGCGCTGCCGCTGGTCGGCTTCGGCGAGGCCGCACCTTTCGAGCCGGTCTGGGTGCGGGTGCTGATGATTGCGGTGGTCTGGCTCACGGTGGGCACGGTCTATCTTGTCCGCTTCATCCGCCGCCGCCGTGCCTCCCGGGCACTGGAGGCCGCGCTCACCGAGCAGGAGGTCACCGGCGACGGCGAGGTGCTGGGCGAGAAGATGGGCGAGGCCATGGAGGTGCTGAAGAAATCCAGCGGCTCCAAGAGCTTTCTCTACGACCTGCCGTGGTACATCATCATCGGCCCGCCCGGCTCGGGCAAGACCACGGCGCTGCTCAACTCGGGCGTGAAGTTTCCGCTCGCGGAGAAGGGCGAGGGCGCAGTGGCCGGGGTGGGCGGCACCCGCTACTGCGACTGGTGGTTCAGCGAGGAGGCGGTGCTGATCGACACCGCCGGCCGCTACACCACGCAGGACAGCGACGCCGAGGCCGACAGCAAGAGCTGGGCCAGTTTCCTGAAGCTGCTCAAGACCTATCGCGCCAACCAGCCGATCAACGGGGTGATGCTGGCGATCTCGCTCCAGGAGCTGATGACCGCGAGTCCGGCCGAGATCGAGGGTCATGCCGAAATCATCCGCGCCCGCCTGAACGAGATCAACGACGAGCTGAAGGTCGATTTCCCCGTCTACGTGATGTTCACCAAGGCGGATCTCATCAGCGGGTTCATGGAGTTCTTCGGCTCGTTCAGCCAGTCGCGGCGGCAGAAGGTGTGGGGCCACACCTTCCAGACCGACAGCAAGAAGGAGCAGACCGTCGAGCGCTTCGACGAGGAGTACAAGGCGCTGGTGAACCGGCTTTCGGAGGAGGTCACCGACCGGCTGCAGGAAGAGCCCGACGGGATCAACCGCATCGCCATCTTCTCCTTCCCCGGCCAGGTCGCCATGCTACGCGACAAGCTGGGCGACTTCATGCGCGGGGTCTTCGGCCATACCCGCTACAAGGTGGCGGCCAACCTGCGCGGCTTCTACTTTACCTCCGGCACCCAGGAAGGCACGCCGATCGACCAGGTGCTGGGCGCGATGCAGCGCAACTTCGGCGGCATGCAGGCGCAGGGCCAGCTCTCGGGCAAGGCCAAGAGCTTCTTTCTCCATGACCTGCTGAAGAAGGTGATCTTCGCCGAGGCGGGCTGGGTGAGCACCGACAAGAAGGCGGTGCGCCGGGCCGCGATCTGGCGCTATTCCACGATCACCTTGATCGTGCTGGCCACCATGGGGATGCTCGGGCTCTGGGGCCTGTCGTTCTACAAGAACCGCCAGCTCATCAACACCGCCGAGGCCGCCATCGCCGATTACGAGCTGGCCGCGCAGGACGAGATCACCTCGGGCAAGGTGGAGGACATCGACCTGCTGCAGGTGCTGCCGCACCTCGAGATGCTGCGCAACATGCCGATGGGCTATGCCGACACCAACACCGACGCGCCGATCACCGAGCAGTTCGGGCTGAGCCAGCGCGGCTCGGTGCGCTCGGCGGCCACAGTCACCTACCGGCAGGCGCTGGAGCGGATGTTCCGCTCGCGCCTGATCCTGCAACTCGAGCAGCAGCTCGAGAACTTCATCCGCACCGGCGAGGTGCTGGCGGTCTACCGCACGCTGAAGGTCTACAAGCTGCTGGGCAACCTCGCCCCGCAGAGCGACGACGAGCTGGTGATCGGCTACTTCCGCGACGACTGGCGGCGCAACACCTATGCCGGCACCAACCCCGAGACCCGCGCCGCGCTGGAGGCGCATCTGGTGGCGATGCTGGAGCTGGACGCGGCGCAGCAGCCCAGCTTCGAGCTGAACGGCGCGCTGATCGACCAGGGCGAGCGGTTGCTGGCGCGGATGAACATCGAGGACCAGGCCTATTCGCTCCTGCTGGCCACCGCCGAGTTTTCCGGCATCGAGCCCTTCTCCATCGCCGGCCGGGCCGGGCGGGACTCGGAGCTGGTGTTCGAAAGCGTGGACGGGCGGGCGCTGGAAGACCTGGTGATCTCGCCGCTCTACACCTACGCGGGCTTTCACGAGTTCTTCCTGCCGCAGCTCAGCCAGATCGCCGAGAACCTGCTGTCGGACCAGTGGGTGATGGGCGAATACGCCGCCGAGGCGCAGATCGAGGACCAGATCAGCGGCCTGGGGCCGGTGCTTCTGAAGCGCTACACCAACGACTGGATCGAGGAGTGGGACAGGGTGCTGGCGCAGGTCAAGCTGCGCCCGATGAGCGCCGACCGGCCCTCCTACCAGGCGCTGGCGGCGGCCTCGGCCCCGCGCACCTCGCCGATCCTGCTGCTGACGCAGGAGATCATGGAAGAGACCTCGCTGACGGCGGAATACAACAAGGGCGGCGACGAGCCTCCGGCCGGGCTGGACGGCGACGCGGTGACCGATGCCGCCGGGGACGTGGGCGGCGAGGTGGCGCGGCGCGCCGGTCAGATCTTCATCAGCCGCCAGAACGGCCTCGCCCGGATCGGGCTCGACGTGGTGTTTCGCAAGAGCCAGGAGCGGGCCGGCGGCACCGGGGGCAGCGGCGGCGGGATCACCCGGCTGCCGGGCGCCGAGATCGAGGCCTATTATGCCGACTGGCACGACCTCGTGGTGGGCGACCCGCCGCAGCGCCGGATCGACTTCCTGATCCAGACGCTGGGCGACATGCAACGCACGCTGATCACCGCCGTGGACTTTCCCGAGGTGGCCGACCGCGAGATGCCGGCAAAGCTCGGCGCGCTGAAGCAGGCCAGCTCGCGCCTGCCCAAGCCGATGGAGCGGATGATCCAGGAGGCGGTGGACGACTTCGAGGGCGACGCGGCAAACACCTCGGTGGCGCGGCTCAACGAGCTTCTGAACCAGCAGGTGACCCAGGTCTGCCAGGCGGTGATCGACAGCAAGTTTCCCTTCTCCAAGGCCTCGGCCCGCGATGTGGGGCTTGTCGATTTTGCCAAGCTCTTCGCGCCGCAGGGGGTGATGGACCGGTTCTTCCTCGAGAACCTCAGCCAGTTCGCCGACATCAACGGCACCACCTGGACCTGGAAGGACAGCGGCCCGCTCGCCGGCAAGCTCTCGACCTCGACGCTCAAGCAGTTCGAGCGGGCGGCGGCGATCCGCGATGCCTTCTTCCCGACCGGGGGCGGCATTCCGCAGATCGACATGGAGATCGTACCGACCTCGCTGCACGGCGCGGTGGAGACGGCGCAGCTCACCATCAACGGGCAGGTCGTGCTGACCCGGCGCAAGGGCAACACGCCGGCCAACGTGAGCTGGCCCGGCAGCCTCGCGGGCACCAATGTGGAGCTGGTCTTCACGCCAGACATGCGCGGCCGCAAGTCGAACATGAGCGAGGGCGGCCCCTGGGCCTTCCTGAAGTTCCTCGACGCCGGGCGGCCCAAGGTCTCGGGCAACGTGATCGCGGTGCGCTACACCATCGACGGGCGGCACATTGCCTACAAGATGACGTTGGCGACCGACGTGAACCCCTTCTTCATGTCCGAGCTCACCGAGTTCAAATGCCCGACCGGGCTGTGA